From a single Sander vitreus isolate 19-12246 chromosome 4, sanVit1, whole genome shotgun sequence genomic region:
- the sp7 gene encoding transcription factor Sp7 isoform X2 translates to MAASILEEDARYGSSPLAMLTATCNKFGSTSPIRDSATPGKISSATPVKKPYIMTSDLQTAKNGRTADGSGLADSYTGSFTTAGGGGGGGLLTPTGSPPPSAGGYTTEYNPFSHSFQTSISQDPSLLVSKAHATADCLTSVYTSLDMTHPYGSWYKAGIHPGITAAPANATSSWWDVHPNSNWLSSTQPQADGGLQASLQPVAPQASLSPQLPSYSTDFTPLNPAPYPSVGLGSSSHLLQPSQHMLPQDMYKPKPVQSAGLIESPMGLKPARGSGGYGGGAPTRSSCDCPNCQELERLGASAASLRKKPVHSCHIPGCGKVYGKASHLKAHLRWHTGERPFVCNWLFCGKRFTRSDELERHVRTHTREKKFTCLLCNKRFTRSDHLSKHQKTHADSAIQGKAVAVEGETDPRSEETTELNTSAVPTNPVADQITNGEEKTGTPNGVENTSGLLEI, encoded by the exons ATGGCCGCATCTATTCTGGAG GAAGATGCACGCTATGGCTCCAGTCCTCTGGCTATGTTAACTGCTACCTGTAACAAGTTTGGCAGCACAAGCCCCATCAGGGATTCGGCTACACCCGGTAAGATCAGCAGCGCTACTCCAGTCAAGAAGCCTTACATCATGACCTCTGACCTTCAGACAGCAAAGAACGGGCGGACCGCAGACGGCAGTGGCCTGGCGGACTCCTACACTGGCTCCTTCACcacagctggaggaggaggaggtggcggGCTGCTTACCCCCACTGGAAGCCCCCCTCCTTCAGCCGGAGGCTACACTACAGAATATAACCCCTTCTCCCACTCCTTCCAAACCTCCATCTCCCAGGACCCGTCTCTTTTAGTGTCCAAGGCCCACGCCACGGCCGACTGCCTCACCAGTGTCTATACCTCGCTGGATATGACACACCCCTATGGCTCCTGGTATAAAGCTGGTATCCACCCTGGCATTACTGCTGCTCCAGCTAATGCCACGTCCTCCTGGTGGGATGTCCACCCCAACTCCAACTGGCTGTCATCAACTCAGCCCCAGGCGGACGGAGGTCTCCAAGCTTCCCTGCAGCCTGTGGCACCCCAGGCCTCTCTAAGCCCACAGCTGCCCAGTTACAGCACCGACTTTACACCACTCAACCCAGCTCCTTACCCTTCTGTGGGACTGGGCTCCTCCTCACACCTTCTCCAGCCCTCTCAGCACATGCTGCCCCAGGACATGTACAAGCCCAAGCCTGTGCAAAGTGCAGGGCTGATTGAGAGTCCCATGGGCCTAAAGCCTGCTAGGGGATCAGGAGGCTACGGAGGGGGGGCACCCACCAGGTCCTCATGTGACTGCCCCAACTGCCAGGAGCTGGAGAGGCTGGGGGCCTCGGCTGCATCCCTGAGGAAGAAGCCGGTCCACAGCTGCCACATCCCAGGCTGTGGGAAAGTCTATGGCAAGGCCTCCCACCTCAAAGCCCACCTGCGCTGGCACACTGGCGAGAGGCCCTTTGTTTGCAACTGGCTGTTCTGCGGGAAGCGTTTCACCCGCTCAGACGAACTGGAGAGGCACGTGCGCACCCACACGCGGGAGAAGAAGTTCACCTGTCTACTGTGCAACAAGCGCTTCACGCGCAGCGACCACCTCTCCAAGCACCAGAAGACCCATGCGGATTCTGCAATACAGGGCAAAGCTGTAGCtgtggagggagagacagatcCACGGAGTGAGGAGACCACAGAGCTCAACACCAGCGCTGTACCCACCAATCCTGTCGCTGACCAAATCACCAACGGAGAAGAGAAGACTGGCACACCTAATGGAGTTGAGAACACCAGTGGACTGTTGGAGATCTGA
- the sp7 gene encoding transcription factor Sp7 isoform X1, with amino-acid sequence MAASILEVGNVIEDARYGSSPLAMLTATCNKFGSTSPIRDSATPGKISSATPVKKPYIMTSDLQTAKNGRTADGSGLADSYTGSFTTAGGGGGGGLLTPTGSPPPSAGGYTTEYNPFSHSFQTSISQDPSLLVSKAHATADCLTSVYTSLDMTHPYGSWYKAGIHPGITAAPANATSSWWDVHPNSNWLSSTQPQADGGLQASLQPVAPQASLSPQLPSYSTDFTPLNPAPYPSVGLGSSSHLLQPSQHMLPQDMYKPKPVQSAGLIESPMGLKPARGSGGYGGGAPTRSSCDCPNCQELERLGASAASLRKKPVHSCHIPGCGKVYGKASHLKAHLRWHTGERPFVCNWLFCGKRFTRSDELERHVRTHTREKKFTCLLCNKRFTRSDHLSKHQKTHADSAIQGKAVAVEGETDPRSEETTELNTSAVPTNPVADQITNGEEKTGTPNGVENTSGLLEI; translated from the exons ATGGCCGCATCTATTCTGGAGGTAGGGAATGTAATT GAAGATGCACGCTATGGCTCCAGTCCTCTGGCTATGTTAACTGCTACCTGTAACAAGTTTGGCAGCACAAGCCCCATCAGGGATTCGGCTACACCCGGTAAGATCAGCAGCGCTACTCCAGTCAAGAAGCCTTACATCATGACCTCTGACCTTCAGACAGCAAAGAACGGGCGGACCGCAGACGGCAGTGGCCTGGCGGACTCCTACACTGGCTCCTTCACcacagctggaggaggaggaggtggcggGCTGCTTACCCCCACTGGAAGCCCCCCTCCTTCAGCCGGAGGCTACACTACAGAATATAACCCCTTCTCCCACTCCTTCCAAACCTCCATCTCCCAGGACCCGTCTCTTTTAGTGTCCAAGGCCCACGCCACGGCCGACTGCCTCACCAGTGTCTATACCTCGCTGGATATGACACACCCCTATGGCTCCTGGTATAAAGCTGGTATCCACCCTGGCATTACTGCTGCTCCAGCTAATGCCACGTCCTCCTGGTGGGATGTCCACCCCAACTCCAACTGGCTGTCATCAACTCAGCCCCAGGCGGACGGAGGTCTCCAAGCTTCCCTGCAGCCTGTGGCACCCCAGGCCTCTCTAAGCCCACAGCTGCCCAGTTACAGCACCGACTTTACACCACTCAACCCAGCTCCTTACCCTTCTGTGGGACTGGGCTCCTCCTCACACCTTCTCCAGCCCTCTCAGCACATGCTGCCCCAGGACATGTACAAGCCCAAGCCTGTGCAAAGTGCAGGGCTGATTGAGAGTCCCATGGGCCTAAAGCCTGCTAGGGGATCAGGAGGCTACGGAGGGGGGGCACCCACCAGGTCCTCATGTGACTGCCCCAACTGCCAGGAGCTGGAGAGGCTGGGGGCCTCGGCTGCATCCCTGAGGAAGAAGCCGGTCCACAGCTGCCACATCCCAGGCTGTGGGAAAGTCTATGGCAAGGCCTCCCACCTCAAAGCCCACCTGCGCTGGCACACTGGCGAGAGGCCCTTTGTTTGCAACTGGCTGTTCTGCGGGAAGCGTTTCACCCGCTCAGACGAACTGGAGAGGCACGTGCGCACCCACACGCGGGAGAAGAAGTTCACCTGTCTACTGTGCAACAAGCGCTTCACGCGCAGCGACCACCTCTCCAAGCACCAGAAGACCCATGCGGATTCTGCAATACAGGGCAAAGCTGTAGCtgtggagggagagacagatcCACGGAGTGAGGAGACCACAGAGCTCAACACCAGCGCTGTACCCACCAATCCTGTCGCTGACCAAATCACCAACGGAGAAGAGAAGACTGGCACACCTAATGGAGTTGAGAACACCAGTGGACTGTTGGAGATCTGA